A part of Campylobacter sp. MIT 99-7217 genomic DNA contains:
- the fliI gene encoding flagellar protein export ATPase FliI has product MSLENLRSKLAKKENLSSLFGQITKISATSIEIKGLKTGVGDIVRLVSNENENLQTMAMVVEVKEDFSYLSPFSFIEGFKIGDKAFISDAGMQIGVGDSLLGRVVDPFMRPKDGKGGIEVSKFMPIMRAPIDAMKRGLINKVFPVGVKTIDALLTCGEGQKLGIFAGSGVGKSTLMGMIVKNSKAPIKVVALIGERGREIPEFIEKNLGGNLENTVLVVATSDDSALMRKYGAFCAMSVAEYFKEQGKDVLFIMDSVTRFAMAQREIGLALGEPPTTKGYPPSVLSLLPQLMERTGKEEGKGTITAFFTVLVDGDDMSDPIADQSRSILDGHIVLSRELTDFGIYPPINIQNSASRVMSDIITPEHKLAARKFKRLNSLLKENEVLLRIGAYQKGSDRELDEAIARKDFMQKFLSQNPDESFEFEQTIALLESINQTQQSSTNIQVPNPNT; this is encoded by the coding sequence ATGAGTCTTGAAAATTTGCGTTCAAAACTTGCAAAAAAAGAAAATTTAAGCTCACTTTTTGGACAAATCACGAAAATTTCAGCCACAAGCATTGAGATCAAGGGACTTAAAACAGGCGTTGGCGACATCGTGCGTTTGGTTTCAAATGAAAATGAAAATTTGCAAACTATGGCTATGGTCGTGGAGGTTAAGGAGGATTTTTCTTATCTTAGCCCCTTTTCTTTCATCGAGGGCTTTAAGATAGGAGATAAAGCTTTTATAAGCGATGCAGGTATGCAAATAGGTGTCGGCGATTCGCTTTTAGGACGCGTGGTTGATCCTTTTATGAGACCAAAGGACGGCAAGGGTGGCATTGAGGTGAGTAAATTTATGCCTATTATGCGCGCTCCAATTGACGCGATGAAAAGAGGACTCATAAATAAGGTTTTTCCTGTGGGGGTTAAGACTATTGATGCACTTTTAACCTGTGGAGAGGGACAAAAACTAGGCATTTTTGCAGGATCAGGCGTAGGAAAAAGCACGCTTATGGGCATGATAGTAAAAAACTCCAAAGCTCCCATAAAAGTAGTAGCCTTAATAGGCGAAAGAGGGCGTGAAATCCCTGAATTTATCGAAAAAAATTTAGGTGGAAATTTAGAAAACACCGTTTTAGTCGTAGCCACAAGTGATGATAGTGCTTTGATGAGAAAATATGGCGCATTTTGTGCGATGAGCGTGGCGGAGTATTTTAAAGAGCAGGGAAAAGATGTGCTTTTTATCATGGATAGTGTAACGCGTTTTGCTATGGCTCAAAGAGAAATAGGGCTTGCGCTTGGAGAGCCACCGACCACAAAGGGCTATCCACCAAGCGTTTTAAGCTTGCTTCCTCAGCTCATGGAAAGAACAGGCAAGGAAGAGGGAAAAGGCACGATCACAGCCTTTTTTACCGTGCTTGTTGATGGTGATGATATGAGCGATCCTATAGCCGATCAAAGCCGTTCTATACTTGATGGACACATTGTTTTGAGCAGGGAGCTGACGGATTTTGGAATTTATCCGCCTATTAATATCCAAAACTCAGCCTCTCGTGTGATGAGCGATATCATCACGCCTGAACATAAGCTTGCTGCGCGTAAATTTAAAAGGCTCAATTCGCTTTTAAAGGAAAATGAGGTGCTTTTAAGGATAGGTGCATATCAAAAAGGAAGTGATAGAGAACTTGATGAAGCCATTGCTAGAAAGGATTTTATGCAAAAATTTTTAAGCCAAAATCCTGATGAAAGCTTTGAGTTTGAGCAAACTATAGCACTTTTAGAAAGCATTAACCAAACACAACAAAGCAGTACAAACATACAAGTTCCAAATCCAAATACATAA
- the proB gene encoding glutamate 5-kinase, whose amino-acid sequence MKRIVVKVGSHIISEKNTISKERVQNLVSFLALLMQKYEVILVSSAAISTGQTKLNIKRDNLTNKQVLAAIGQPLLIQIYNEFLAPFNKIGGQVLLTAKNFDSRRATKLAKNTIEAMLSYKILPIINENDTIDTGEIIFGDNDSLSAYTTHFFEADMLVILSDIDGFYDKNPHEFKNAKLLSKVSKIDAKWLEAEIKTGSEHGTGGIITKLKAAEFLLERGRKMFLTSGFDLCVAKTFLLEGKQIGGTLFS is encoded by the coding sequence ATGAAAAGAATAGTCGTAAAAGTAGGCTCACATATCATTAGCGAAAAAAATACCATAAGCAAGGAAAGAGTGCAGAATTTAGTCTCCTTTCTTGCCTTGCTTATGCAAAAATATGAAGTGATTTTGGTCAGTTCAGCTGCCATTTCGACAGGACAAACAAAACTTAATATAAAGCGAGATAATCTCACTAATAAACAGGTTTTAGCTGCTATTGGTCAACCCTTACTTATACAAATTTACAATGAGTTTTTAGCCCCTTTTAATAAAATTGGCGGACAAGTCTTACTCACAGCTAAAAATTTTGATTCAAGAAGAGCAACAAAACTCGCAAAAAACACCATAGAAGCTATGCTTTCTTATAAAATCCTACCTATAATCAACGAAAATGACACCATAGATACAGGAGAGATCATTTTTGGAGATAATGACAGCTTATCAGCATATACAACTCATTTCTTTGAAGCTGATATGCTCGTAATTTTAAGTGATATAGACGGCTTTTATGATAAAAATCCTCATGAATTTAAAAACGCCAAACTCTTATCAAAAGTCAGCAAAATCGATGCAAAATGGCTTGAAGCTGAAATAAAAACAGGAAGCGAGCATGGAACAGGTGGCATTATCACCAAACTAAAGGCTGCTGAGTTTTTGCTTGAACGAGGTAGAAAAATGTTTCTAACTAGCGGTTTTGATCTTTGCGTAGCTAAAACTTTTTTACTTGAGGGCAAACAAATTGGCGGAACTTTATTTTCCTAA
- a CDS encoding TIGR04076 family protein yields the protein MKKIKIEVIKTHFDEDLAKEFGVKTPCPAHSVGQVFISNGFDKPENFCDEAWKAIYQYVFALAHMSKEEIFYFKDWITKPGVAINSCNDGVRPVIFKLTQLDEKAERAEIYEAHL from the coding sequence ATGAAAAAAATCAAAATAGAAGTTATAAAAACGCATTTTGACGAGGATTTGGCTAAGGAATTTGGCGTAAAAACTCCCTGTCCTGCCCATAGCGTAGGACAAGTTTTCATAAGCAACGGCTTTGATAAGCCAGAAAATTTTTGCGATGAGGCTTGGAAAGCGATTTATCAATATGTCTTTGCTCTTGCTCATATGAGTAAGGAGGAAATTTTTTATTTCAAAGACTGGATCACAAAGCCCGGAGTTGCCATAAATTCATGCAATGACGGCGTTAGACCTGTGATTTTTAAGCTCACTCAGCTTGATGAAAAGGCTGAAAGGGCTGAAATTTACGAGGCTCATTTGTGA
- a CDS encoding winged helix-turn-helix transcriptional regulator → MTKFINDFTDEVLEKDEQNACVSSLEQSPFAYTLSLISGKYKMSILYCLSREEVVRYNEMKRYLKGISFKTLTNALRELEADKLIIRKEYPQIPPKVEYSLSKRGKSLIPVLNAMCEWGKKNKEASKI, encoded by the coding sequence ATGACGAAATTTATAAATGATTTTACAGATGAGGTTTTAGAAAAAGATGAGCAAAATGCTTGTGTAAGCTCTCTTGAGCAAAGTCCTTTTGCCTACACGCTTTCTTTGATCAGCGGGAAGTATAAGATGAGTATTTTGTATTGTTTATCGCGTGAGGAAGTGGTTCGATATAATGAAATGAAACGCTATTTAAAGGGCATTTCCTTTAAAACCTTAACGAATGCTTTAAGAGAGCTTGAAGCTGATAAGCTCATCATTCGCAAAGAATATCCCCAAATTCCACCAAAGGTAGAATACAGCCTTTCAAAACGCGGAAAATCCCTAATCCCTGTGCTTAATGCCATGTGTGAGTGGGGAAAGAAAAATAAAGAAGCTTCTAAAATTTAG
- a CDS encoding pyridoxal phosphate-dependent aminotransferase: MLSKRSQTLGESLTLAITALANDLKAKGEDVLSFSAGEPDFDTPQIIKEAAIKAIEQGCGKYTAVAGLPSVLEAVQFKLKNDNGLSYETSEIITNVGAKHSLFECIQCLVEEGDEVIIPVPFWVSYPEMVKYSGAKPIFVYTDEKNGFKMTADELKNAITSKTKILMLNSPSNPVGSVYTKDELKALAKVLEGTNIIVLSDEMYEKLCYDDFKFHAFASVSEDALKRTVTINGLSKCAAMPGWRFGYMASKNKELNAAVKRLQGQSTSNICSITQHAATAALLGKANEDVEKMRIEFQKRRDKACELLSKIDTISFYKPEGAFYLFINISKLQKDSMKFCQQLLEQKKVAVVPGVGFGMDGYFRFSYATSMDNIIKGIERISDFIQNYKA, translated from the coding sequence ATGTTAAGTAAAAGATCGCAAACCTTAGGAGAATCCCTAACTCTTGCTATCACAGCTTTAGCAAATGATTTAAAGGCAAAGGGCGAAGATGTGCTGAGCTTTTCAGCAGGCGAGCCTGATTTTGATACCCCGCAAATCATCAAAGAAGCAGCCATAAAGGCTATAGAGCAAGGTTGTGGAAAATACACAGCCGTTGCAGGCTTACCAAGTGTGCTTGAAGCCGTGCAATTTAAGCTTAAAAACGATAACGGCTTAAGCTATGAAACAAGCGAGATCATCACTAATGTTGGAGCAAAACATTCGCTTTTTGAATGCATACAATGCCTCGTTGAAGAAGGCGATGAAGTGATTATCCCTGTGCCTTTTTGGGTAAGTTATCCTGAAATGGTAAAATACTCCGGTGCTAAGCCTATCTTTGTTTATACAGATGAAAAAAATGGCTTTAAAATGACTGCTGATGAGCTTAAAAATGCTATCACTTCAAAAACTAAAATTTTGATGTTAAACTCACCTTCAAATCCAGTGGGTTCAGTATACACCAAAGATGAACTAAAAGCCTTGGCTAAGGTACTTGAGGGTACAAATATCATTGTATTAAGTGATGAAATGTATGAGAAGCTTTGCTATGATGATTTTAAATTTCATGCCTTTGCAAGCGTGAGCGAAGATGCTTTAAAAAGAACAGTTACTATCAATGGGCTAAGCAAGTGTGCAGCAATGCCTGGTTGGCGTTTTGGCTATATGGCAAGTAAAAACAAAGAACTCAACGCTGCTGTAAAAAGGCTTCAAGGACAAAGTACCTCAAATATATGCTCCATTACCCAGCACGCAGCAACGGCTGCTCTTTTAGGAAAAGCAAATGAAGATGTGGAAAAAATGCGGATAGAGTTTCAAAAAAGAAGAGACAAGGCTTGCGAACTTCTTTCAAAAATAGATACCATAAGCTTTTATAAACCAGAAGGAGCTTTTTATCTTTTCATTAATATATCAAAACTTCAAAAAGATTCTATGAAATTTTGTCAACAACTACTTGAACAAAAAAAGGTCGCTGTTGTGCCGGGCGTTGGTTTTGGTATGGATGGATACTTTCGTTTTTCTTATGCTACAAGCATGGATAATATCATCAAAGGTATAGAACGCATAAGTGATTTTATACAAAATTATAAGGCTTAA
- the folE gene encoding GTP cyclohydrolase I FolE: protein MQDKFENCVQTMLEIMGENPAREGLLKTPQRVFKAFEFLTSGYHQDVKEILNDALFESSNNEMVLVRDIEFYSLCEHHLLPFFGRAHVAYIPDKKVVGLSKIPRLVEVFARRLQIQEQLTEQIAEALMQNVGAKGVGVVIEARHMCVEMRGVQKVNSTTSTSALRGLFLKNEKTRKEFFALINSPKQVRF, encoded by the coding sequence ATGCAAGATAAATTTGAAAACTGCGTTCAAACTATGCTTGAAATTATGGGCGAAAATCCTGCCCGCGAAGGACTTTTAAAAACGCCTCAAAGAGTTTTTAAGGCTTTTGAGTTTTTGACAAGTGGCTATCATCAAGATGTGAAAGAAATTTTAAATGACGCCTTATTTGAAAGCTCAAATAACGAAATGGTTTTGGTGCGAGATATAGAATTTTACAGCCTTTGCGAGCATCATCTTTTGCCTTTTTTTGGACGCGCTCATGTAGCTTATATACCGGATAAAAAAGTCGTTGGACTTAGCAAAATTCCACGTCTTGTAGAAGTTTTTGCAAGAAGGCTTCAAATTCAAGAGCAATTAACCGAGCAAATCGCTGAAGCTTTAATGCAAAATGTCGGTGCAAAAGGCGTTGGTGTGGTTATCGAAGCAAGGCACATGTGTGTTGAAATGCGTGGAGTACAAAAGGTCAATTCCACCACTTCAACCTCAGCTCTTAGAGGGCTTTTTTTGAAAAATGAAAAAACAAGAAAAGAATTTTTTGCACTTATCAATTCTCCTAAGCAGGTGCGTTTTTAA